From Humisphaera borealis, the proteins below share one genomic window:
- a CDS encoding alpha/beta hydrolase: MATTLWATLAHAEDAKSWDPGIPLFEGKPPGYIADAGPETNDGNGRFGNVTTPTLAVHLPPKELRNGLAIVVCPGGGYSRVGIGPKGDAAIKYFVPRGVAIFVLKYRTRPPSKQVEVDALADVQRAVRMVRHRAAEWGVDPDRIGMLGWSAGSHLILNLASHNDTGNAAAADPIERQSCRPNFVAAMCPWPSRSKPANFPATKQTPPILMCSARDDKTAPTSFAKALRDAYIAAGIECTLHEVETGGHEAFTIEGPGEGGKWTETFWPWLSKIKMVQSELEPMTK, from the coding sequence ATGGCAACGACCTTGTGGGCGACACTCGCTCACGCGGAGGACGCGAAGTCCTGGGATCCAGGCATCCCGTTGTTCGAGGGCAAACCGCCGGGCTACATCGCTGATGCCGGCCCGGAAACCAATGACGGCAACGGCCGTTTTGGCAATGTGACGACGCCGACGCTCGCCGTTCACCTGCCGCCAAAAGAACTGCGCAACGGACTGGCGATCGTTGTGTGTCCGGGAGGCGGCTACAGCCGGGTCGGGATCGGGCCGAAAGGCGACGCTGCGATCAAGTATTTCGTACCGCGGGGTGTGGCGATCTTTGTGCTCAAGTACCGAACCCGGCCGCCGTCGAAGCAGGTGGAAGTCGACGCGCTGGCCGACGTGCAGCGGGCCGTGCGGATGGTTCGGCATCGCGCCGCGGAATGGGGCGTCGATCCCGACCGCATCGGCATGCTCGGGTGGTCGGCCGGGTCTCACCTGATTTTGAACCTCGCATCCCACAACGATACGGGGAATGCGGCTGCCGCCGACCCGATCGAACGGCAGAGCTGCCGCCCGAACTTCGTTGCCGCGATGTGTCCCTGGCCGAGCCGATCCAAGCCGGCGAACTTCCCCGCCACCAAGCAGACGCCGCCGATCCTCATGTGCTCCGCCCGCGACGACAAGACGGCACCGACATCCTTCGCCAAGGCGCTGCGCGATGCTTACATTGCCGCCGGCATTGAGTGCACCCTGCACGAAGTCGAAACCGGCGGGCACGAGGCATTCACCATCGAAGGACCGGGCGAGGGCGGCAAGTGGACGGAAACGTTCTGGCCGTGGCTGTCGAAGATCAAGATGGTGCAATCGGAATTGGAGCCGATGACGAAGTAA
- a CDS encoding glycosyl hydrolase family 18 protein gives MPAIALCSARRRFFAAVPACIAFVVWAGLSSAADAGPAATQPARKQVVAYVPNWVDLNAFAPTIAYDKVTHLNIAFENPTNDDGDLSFNRHNSVLINLAGKHGVKVLVSIGGGSASGDKKLRARYDVLLAEARRKAFAARLADYVVRHGFDGLDVDLEGPAITRDYGPFIADLAAALKPKGKLLTAALSQGYGGKSVPDSVFEHFDFINIMAYDGTGPWNANAPGQHSSMEYARRNVDYWLKRGLPRSKAILGVPFYGYGFGEAFKKRDYPYAAIVAEYAGAERVDQVGRTIWYNGIPTIKAKSKYVVDEGLAGVMIWSLDGDGAGEKSLLSAIHDTLAADRKRESLPTR, from the coding sequence ATGCCCGCGATTGCCCTTTGTTCCGCCCGACGCCGCTTCTTTGCAGCAGTGCCCGCGTGCATCGCATTCGTCGTGTGGGCGGGTCTTTCATCGGCCGCCGATGCCGGTCCGGCGGCAACGCAGCCGGCTCGAAAGCAGGTGGTTGCGTACGTCCCGAACTGGGTGGACCTGAACGCATTCGCCCCGACGATCGCCTACGACAAGGTCACCCATCTCAATATCGCGTTCGAAAACCCGACCAATGACGACGGCGACCTGTCATTCAATCGGCACAATTCCGTGCTGATCAACCTGGCAGGGAAACACGGCGTCAAGGTGCTGGTATCGATCGGCGGCGGCTCGGCTTCCGGCGATAAGAAACTCCGCGCCCGTTACGATGTACTGCTCGCCGAAGCCCGCCGGAAAGCGTTTGCCGCCCGGCTGGCGGACTACGTCGTCAGGCACGGCTTCGACGGACTGGACGTCGATCTCGAAGGCCCGGCGATCACCAGGGACTACGGCCCGTTCATCGCCGACCTTGCCGCCGCGTTAAAACCGAAAGGCAAATTGCTGACCGCCGCCCTGTCCCAAGGCTATGGCGGCAAGAGCGTGCCCGATTCGGTCTTCGAGCACTTCGACTTCATCAACATCATGGCGTACGACGGCACCGGCCCCTGGAACGCCAACGCACCCGGCCAGCATTCATCAATGGAGTACGCCAGGCGCAATGTCGACTACTGGTTGAAGCGCGGCCTGCCGAGATCCAAGGCAATTCTGGGCGTGCCGTTCTACGGCTACGGTTTTGGCGAAGCGTTCAAGAAACGAGACTACCCATACGCCGCGATCGTCGCCGAATACGCCGGCGCCGAGAGAGTCGACCAGGTCGGCAGGACGATCTGGTACAACGGCATCCCGACCATCAAAGCCAAGAGCAAGTATGTCGTCGATGAGGGATTGGCCGGAGTGATGATCTGGTCGCTGGACGGTGACGGGGCGGGGGAGAAGTCATTGCTCAGCGCGATTCACGACACATTGGCGGCTGATCGCAAACGGGAATCACTTCCGACGCGCTGA
- a CDS encoding phosphatase domain-containing putative toxin codes for MDSTPAPLASLVLTGAVKSPAEFPGMAATRGDRPATGRKPVRAWVLLSLLAAMTAGGYYSYTAYLRWEYFEPRNFAAVEPGKLYRSGQISRHQIRSTLTNNKIGAIIFMSEDKADRPDVQAEAAAAAELGVERYNFPLAGDGTGNPDRYVDAVATIVQCQSRGKAVLVHCHTGAQRTGGAIAFYRLLVQGRTGKEVYAELNEHGHDPTDNVRMIPFLNQNMGRVARGLLDRGVIPALPATLPVIEP; via the coding sequence ATGGACTCGACACCGGCTCCCCTCGCCTCCCTGGTTCTGACAGGAGCTGTAAAGTCACCGGCCGAGTTCCCCGGCATGGCGGCGACGCGCGGAGATCGGCCTGCCACCGGCAGGAAGCCGGTGCGGGCGTGGGTGCTGCTCTCACTTCTCGCCGCCATGACCGCCGGGGGGTACTACTCCTACACGGCTTACCTTCGATGGGAGTACTTCGAGCCCCGCAACTTTGCGGCCGTGGAACCCGGGAAGCTTTATCGCAGCGGTCAAATCTCGCGCCACCAGATCAGGTCAACCCTCACGAACAACAAGATCGGCGCGATCATTTTCATGAGCGAAGACAAAGCTGACCGTCCCGACGTACAGGCAGAAGCGGCTGCCGCGGCAGAACTGGGCGTCGAACGCTACAACTTCCCGCTCGCCGGCGACGGCACGGGCAATCCAGACCGCTACGTGGACGCGGTTGCCACGATCGTGCAGTGCCAGTCACGAGGCAAGGCGGTTCTTGTACACTGCCACACCGGCGCCCAGCGTACCGGCGGCGCGATTGCTTTCTACCGGCTGCTGGTGCAAGGCAGGACGGGCAAAGAGGTATATGCCGAGTTGAACGAACACGGGCACGACCCCACGGATAATGTCAGGATGATCCCTTTCCTGAACCAGAACATGGGCCGCGTCGCCAGGGGCCTTCTCGATCGCGGCGTGATACCCGCACTACCGGCCACCTTGCCGGTGATCGAGCCTTAA